The Arachis ipaensis cultivar K30076 chromosome B07, Araip1.1, whole genome shotgun sequence genome includes a window with the following:
- the LOC107607524 gene encoding uncharacterized protein LOC107607524: MMFMNKESDPILCRIFPTFLDGAALIWFSNLPKGSISNFDELADQFVNHFATSKIYVHNSDYLSTMKQGPNESLKDYMTRFAEAINEIPNLNPEVHLHALKSDLRPGKFQESIVIAKPKTPAEF; the protein is encoded by the coding sequence ATGATGTTTATGAACAAAGAATCCGACCCGATCCTATGCCGCATCTTCCCAACCTTTCTGGATGGAGCTGCCCTAATCTGGTTCTCCAACCTCCCTAAGGGTTCCATTTCAAACTTTGATGAGCTGGCCGACCAGTTCGTCAATCACTTCGCCACATCCAAAATATACGTCCACAATTCTGATTACCTGAGCACCATGAAACAAGGGCCAAATGAAAGCCTGAAAGACTACATGACCAGGTTCGCCGAAGCAATCAATGAAATACCCAACCTAAACCCTGAAGTCCATCTCCACGCCTTGAAGAGTGATCTCCGACCAGGAAAATTCCAAGAGTCTATAGTCATAGCAAAACCAAAGACCCCGGCCGAGTTCTGA
- the LOC107607525 gene encoding uncharacterized protein LOC107607525 yields the protein MHSSSRTDQRSFRLIPKFDSYTPVNIKREDMIKDILHSKLIKPLNRAGTYLDQRYVDKSKYCAFHQKYGHTIDDCVIAKDVLEKLAHQGLLDKYIDSRRRKRNTEDLGQQPKIIDNSRDKGKKVDNDINPPCRIINCISGGFAGGGCTNSARKRSYRAMMTMTESTPSQPINKDKPEISFVPKDYKADDRNLDDPVVITAQVGEPLVKKIMMDPWSSADVLFYSTFQKMKLSDKILQPSSGVLVGFSGERVSIRGYIWLQTTFGDYPNSKTLEIQYLVVDCKSPYNIILGRPSLNAFNAIVSTVHLCVKFLSQDNKVVTIHGDQKEARECYNASLKNEQARQPEQ from the coding sequence ATGCACTCAAGCAGCAGAACGGACCAGAGATCATTTAGACTAATACCCAAGTTCGACAGTTACACCCCCGTTAATATAAAAAGGGAGGACATGATAAAAGACATACTGCACTCAAAACTCATCAAACCCTTAAACAGGGCCGGTACATATCTGGACCAGCGATATGTTGACAAATCCAAGTACTGCGCTTTCCATCAGAAGTATGGCCACACCATAGATGACTGCGTAATAGCAAAAGATGTCCTTGAGAAACTGGCCCACCAGGGACTATTGGACAAGTACATTGACAGCCGCAGACGAAAGCGAAACACAGAGGACCTCGGCCAGCAACCCAAAATAATTGATAATTCCCGAGATAAAGGGAAAAAGGTAGACAATGATATCAATCCACCTTGCAGAATAATAAACTGCATTTCTGGTGGTTTTGCAGGTGGAGGATGCACAAACTCGGCAAGAAAAAGATCATACCGAGCTATGATGACTATGACAGAGTCAACACCATCCCAACCCATCAACAAGGACAAACCAGAAATTTCATTTGTTCCTAAGGATTATAAGGCGGACGATCGAAACCTAGACGACCCCGTCGTCATCACAGCACAGGTCGGAGAGCCACTAGTAAAGAAGATCATGATGGACCCATGGAGCAGCGCGGACGTGCTGTTCTACTCGACATTCCAAAAAATGAAACTGAGCGACAAGATCCTCCAACCCTCATCCGGAGTACTGGTAGGTTTCTCAGGTGAGCGAGTATCCATCCGAGGTTACATCTGGTTACAGACCACTTTTGGAGACTATCCTAACAGCAAAACCTTAGAAATACAATATCTCGTCGTGGATTGCAAAAGTCCCTATAATATCATTCTAGGTAGACCTTCATTAAATGCATTCAATGCTATTGTTTCTACTGTGCATTTGTGTGTCAAGTTTCTCTCGCAGGATAACAAAGTTGTAACTATCCACGGAGACCAGAAGGAGGCCAGGGAGTGCTATAATGCCAGCCTGAAAAATGAACAAGCAAGACAACCCGAACAATAG